A window of the Streptomyces sp. Ag109_O5-10 genome harbors these coding sequences:
- a CDS encoding DUF2771 domain-containing protein, with protein sequence MTTLHSRSRRRRVVAAAGAVSAGLLVLSACDKPTPIATITVGTSSVNSEASCYNDGKALDTASLTKCLKDTGIKSIKVDPDDTVRFGVDPKIADNGWTILLNGQALTDSSTKTYRTIPGSVFFNAQYGASGSSTLVSIKEGDKSVLGLWSFKLKKDA encoded by the coding sequence ATGACCACGCTGCACTCCCGCTCGCGACGCCGCCGCGTCGTCGCCGCCGCCGGCGCCGTTTCCGCCGGACTGCTCGTCCTGTCTGCCTGTGACAAGCCGACGCCGATCGCCACGATCACGGTCGGTACGTCCTCGGTCAACTCCGAGGCCAGCTGCTACAACGACGGCAAGGCCCTGGACACGGCCTCCCTCACGAAGTGCCTGAAGGACACCGGGATCAAATCCATCAAGGTGGACCCGGACGACACGGTCCGGTTCGGCGTCGACCCGAAGATCGCGGACAACGGCTGGACGATCCTGCTGAACGGTCAGGCGCTCACCGACTCCAGCACCAAGACCTACCGCACCATCCCGGGCAGCGTGTTCTTCAACGCCCAGTACGGCGCCTCCGGCAGCTCGACCCTGGTCTCCATCAAGGAGGGCGACAAGTCGGTGCTGGGTCTGTGGTCCTTCAAGCTCAAGAAGGACGCCTGA
- a CDS encoding MFS transporter → MRGAVRSVGRALHLPVTGTARSIRKATHAHGAGESGLGKLIELHAVNGAGDVMITVALASTVFFSVPTDEARGRVALYLAITMAPFTVLAPVIGPLLDRLPHGRRAAMAGAMLARALLALIIAGAVAGGGLELYPAALGVLVASKAYGVVRSAVVPRLLPPRFSLVKANSRVTLAGLLATGVAAPVGAGLHAIGDPWPLYGAFVIFVAGTFLSFSLPPKVDSAKGEDVALLAADEEHLHGPLRKETRRPGLRTVGPAVTHALGANAALRCLSGFLIFFLAFLLREHPLTGESAAVSLGIVGVSAGAGNALGTAVGSWLRSRAPEIIIVAAVALVLGTAIVAALFFGALLVAVLAATAGFGQALAKLSLDALIQRDVPELVRTSAFARSETLLQVAWVFGGAVGIVMPLNGTLGLVVAAAIVAVGWLATLRGLIGSARHGTHPRPRVA, encoded by the coding sequence ATGCGCGGTGCCGTCCGCTCGGTCGGGCGTGCCCTGCACCTTCCGGTGACCGGTACCGCCCGCTCCATCCGCAAGGCCACCCACGCGCACGGCGCCGGCGAGTCCGGGCTCGGAAAACTGATCGAACTGCATGCGGTCAACGGCGCCGGCGATGTCATGATCACCGTCGCTCTCGCCTCCACCGTGTTCTTCTCGGTGCCCACCGACGAGGCCCGCGGCCGCGTCGCGCTCTACCTCGCCATCACCATGGCGCCCTTCACCGTCCTCGCCCCGGTCATCGGCCCCCTGCTCGACCGGCTGCCGCACGGGCGGCGCGCCGCGATGGCCGGTGCGATGCTCGCCCGGGCGCTGCTCGCGCTGATCATCGCGGGCGCGGTGGCCGGCGGCGGCCTGGAGCTGTATCCGGCCGCACTCGGGGTGCTGGTCGCGTCGAAGGCGTACGGCGTGGTGCGCAGTGCCGTGGTGCCCAGACTCCTGCCGCCCCGGTTCTCGCTGGTGAAGGCCAACTCACGGGTCACCCTGGCCGGATTGCTCGCCACCGGGGTGGCGGCCCCGGTCGGGGCCGGGCTGCACGCGATCGGCGACCCGTGGCCGCTCTACGGGGCCTTCGTGATCTTCGTGGCGGGAACTTTTCTCTCCTTCTCGCTGCCACCCAAGGTCGACTCGGCCAAGGGCGAGGACGTGGCGCTGCTCGCCGCCGACGAGGAGCATCTGCACGGCCCGCTCCGCAAGGAGACGCGGCGGCCGGGGCTGCGGACGGTCGGCCCCGCCGTCACCCACGCCCTGGGCGCCAACGCGGCCCTGCGCTGCCTCTCCGGCTTCCTGATCTTCTTCCTGGCGTTCCTGCTCCGCGAGCACCCGCTGACCGGCGAGAGCGCCGCGGTGTCGCTCGGGATCGTGGGGGTCTCGGCGGGGGCGGGCAACGCGCTCGGTACAGCGGTGGGGTCGTGGCTGCGCTCCCGGGCGCCGGAGATCATCATCGTGGCGGCGGTGGCCCTGGTGCTGGGCACGGCGATCGTCGCGGCGCTGTTCTTCGGCGCTCTTCTGGTGGCGGTGCTGGCGGCGACGGCCGGTTTCGGGCAGGCGCTGGCCAAGCTCTCCCTGGACGCGCTGATCCAGCGGGACGTGCCGGAACTGGTGCGCACGTCCGCGTTCGCCCGCTCGGAGACGCTGCTCCAGGTGGCCTGGGTGTTCGGCGGCGCGGTGGGCATCGTGATGCCGCTGAACGGCACCCTGGGGCTGGTGGTGGCGGCCGCGATCGTGGCGGTCGGCTGGCTGGCCACCCTGCGCGGCCTGATCGGCTCCGCCCGGCACGGCACCCACCCCCGCCCGCGAGTGGCGTAA
- a CDS encoding DUF3027 domain-containing protein, with product MSAATTRSRTPDRLCAEAVDLARGAAEEAAAPGVVGEHTGAVAEGDRVVTHFFECKELGYRGWRWAVTVARASRAKLVTLDEVVLLPGPDALLAPEWVPWSDRLRPGDMGPGDLLPTEAEDLRLEPGYTGEDEPEPNSPISEEMEELVEAEDAEVTAGTPAHLPTVPSRGTIAAVAEELGMRRARVLSRYGLHIAADRWEEAFGAKTPMAQAAPATCVSCGFLSPIGGSLGQAFGVCANEFSPADGRVVSLSYGCGGHSEAAVMPKTPQPAPPVVDETRVDPFPLRPAPDSGSVPATEDETSAELGHS from the coding sequence GTGAGCGCAGCGACAACGCGAAGCCGCACCCCCGACCGTCTGTGCGCCGAGGCCGTCGACCTCGCCCGTGGAGCCGCGGAGGAGGCCGCCGCACCCGGGGTGGTCGGCGAGCACACCGGAGCGGTGGCCGAGGGCGATCGCGTGGTCACGCACTTCTTCGAGTGCAAGGAGCTGGGGTACCGCGGCTGGCGCTGGGCGGTGACGGTGGCCCGCGCCTCCCGCGCCAAGCTCGTCACCCTGGACGAGGTGGTCCTCCTCCCCGGCCCCGACGCCCTCCTCGCCCCCGAGTGGGTGCCGTGGAGCGACCGGCTGCGCCCCGGTGACATGGGCCCCGGCGACCTGCTGCCCACCGAGGCCGAGGACCTCCGGCTGGAGCCCGGCTACACCGGCGAGGACGAGCCGGAGCCGAACTCCCCGATCTCCGAGGAGATGGAGGAGCTGGTGGAGGCGGAGGACGCCGAGGTCACCGCGGGCACGCCCGCGCACCTGCCGACGGTCCCCTCCCGCGGCACGATCGCCGCGGTCGCCGAGGAACTCGGCATGCGCCGCGCCCGGGTCCTGTCCCGCTACGGCCTGCACATCGCGGCCGACCGTTGGGAGGAGGCGTTCGGCGCCAAGACCCCCATGGCCCAGGCCGCCCCCGCGACCTGCGTGAGCTGCGGCTTCCTCAGCCCCATCGGCGGCTCCCTCGGCCAGGCCTTCGGCGTCTGCGCCAACGAGTTCTCCCCGGCCGACGGCCGTGTCGTCTCCCTCTCCTACGGCTGCGGCGGCCACTCCGAGGCCGCGGTCATGCCGAAGACCCCCCAGCCGGCCCCACCGGTCGTCGATGAGACCAGAGTCGACCCCTTCCCCCTCCGCCCCGCCCCCGACTCCGGTTCGGTACCGGCAACGGAGGACGAGACGTCGGCGGAACTGGGCCACTCGTAG
- a CDS encoding sacsin N-terminal ATP-binding-like domain-containing protein: MSKFVRPAAEGADPFGTARLRRGVLDAWATSPARFREDANAEEDLVLGGYRDRLVVELAQNAADAAARAGVPGRLRLTLRDGVLFAANTGAPLDAAGVESLSTLRASAKRGDAEGAVGRFGVGFAAVLAVTDEPAVVGRHGGVRWSLAEGRELAEETARHSPGLGDEIRRRDGHVPLLRLPFAAEGTAPDPYDTVVILPLRDTAAADLAERLLDAVDDALLLALPGLEEVVIENADTTRTLRRSTDGALTVVSDSREGTTRWRTVSAHGPLTPDLLADRSVEERLRPHWSLTWAVPTDGQGAPDRPRTAPVVHAPTPSDEQLGVPALLIASFPLDTTRRHAAPGPLTDFLVQRAADAYAELLADWRPVGEGIIHLVPGPLGKGELDGALRQAILERLPRTAFLPPAVASDDADLPEALRPRDAEIVEGAGAETVRVLAEVLPTLLPAGLERRVELRTLSVARLPLADAVDRLAGLEKDPDWWWRLYDSLAGVDPDRLSGLPVPLADGRTTIGPRQVLLPTPDAAAVDPEVLARLGLKVAHRDAAHPLLEKLGALPASPRAVLTTPQVRAAVAASLDDEGGALWEEDAPDAEELADTVLALVRDAGLDPGDEPWLGALALPDEDGEPAPAGELVFPGSPFARVIREGELASVDAELAEKWGEGPLAACGVLANFALVRATDVVLDPDELEPREGDFAEPDDAGLLDAVDVWCEDILDRYPDASVPPVATELIAVRDLDLVDEDHWPEALALLAQPPLRDALTQPVRILLPDGTHEVVRPYTAWWLRGHPVLDGRRPAGLLSAGGDPLLRGLYEEADATGFEDEQVLRALGVRTSVAALLDEPGGAAELLDRLADPDRSVSGAQLHALYGALADLDPEQVTLPDELRAVTDGRVEVVDAADAVVVDSPDLLPFTAGVPLLPVRPSRAAELAELFQVRRLSESVTGSVDSEGTEHDVPEPVHVLLGPRTPRTYVEHEELVVDGVEIDWRLTGDGVLHAATLEGVAAGLAWAAGQWPRRFEVAALLEDPSRTEELARDRWFD; encoded by the coding sequence GTGAGCAAGTTCGTGCGGCCCGCAGCCGAGGGTGCCGACCCGTTCGGGACCGCTCGTCTGCGGCGAGGTGTCCTCGACGCCTGGGCCACCAGCCCCGCCCGGTTCCGGGAGGACGCCAACGCCGAGGAGGACCTGGTCCTCGGCGGGTACCGGGACCGGCTCGTCGTGGAGCTCGCGCAGAACGCGGCCGACGCGGCCGCGCGGGCCGGGGTGCCCGGCCGGCTCCGGCTCACCCTCCGCGACGGCGTCCTGTTCGCCGCCAACACCGGTGCTCCGCTGGACGCGGCCGGCGTCGAGTCCCTCTCCACCCTGCGCGCCTCCGCGAAGCGGGGGGACGCCGAGGGCGCGGTGGGGCGGTTCGGCGTCGGGTTCGCCGCCGTGCTGGCCGTGACCGACGAACCCGCGGTCGTGGGCCGGCACGGCGGGGTCCGCTGGTCGCTCGCCGAGGGGCGGGAACTGGCCGAGGAGACCGCCCGGCACAGTCCGGGGCTGGGGGACGAGATCCGCCGGCGGGACGGTCATGTGCCGCTGCTCCGGCTGCCGTTCGCCGCCGAGGGCACCGCCCCCGATCCGTACGACACGGTCGTGATCCTGCCGCTGCGGGACACCGCCGCCGCCGACCTCGCCGAGCGCCTCCTCGACGCCGTGGACGACGCCCTGCTCCTCGCCCTCCCCGGGCTCGAGGAGGTCGTGATCGAGAACGCCGACACCACCCGCACCCTGCGCCGCAGCACCGACGGCGCGCTCACCGTCGTATCGGACTCGCGGGAGGGCACCACCCGCTGGCGTACCGTCTCCGCGCACGGCCCGCTCACCCCCGACCTGCTCGCCGACCGGTCGGTCGAGGAGCGGCTGCGCCCGCACTGGTCGCTGACCTGGGCCGTGCCCACGGACGGCCAGGGCGCCCCCGACCGGCCGCGCACCGCCCCCGTCGTACACGCCCCGACCCCCAGCGACGAACAGCTCGGCGTGCCCGCCCTGCTCATCGCCTCCTTCCCCCTCGACACCACCCGCCGGCACGCCGCGCCCGGCCCGCTCACCGACTTCCTGGTGCAGCGCGCGGCCGACGCGTACGCCGAACTCCTCGCCGACTGGCGGCCGGTGGGGGAGGGGATCATCCACCTGGTGCCCGGCCCGCTCGGCAAGGGCGAGCTGGACGGCGCGCTGCGCCAGGCGATCCTGGAGCGGCTGCCGCGCACCGCGTTCCTGCCGCCCGCCGTGGCGAGCGACGACGCCGACCTCCCGGAGGCGCTGCGGCCGCGTGACGCCGAGATCGTGGAGGGGGCCGGAGCGGAGACCGTCCGGGTGCTCGCCGAGGTGCTGCCCACGCTCCTGCCCGCCGGTCTCGAACGCCGCGTCGAGCTGCGCACCCTCTCAGTCGCCCGGCTGCCGCTCGCCGACGCCGTCGACCGCCTGGCCGGACTGGAGAAGGACCCGGACTGGTGGTGGCGGCTCTACGACAGCCTCGCGGGCGTCGACCCGGACCGGCTGTCCGGGCTGCCGGTGCCCTTGGCGGACGGCAGGACCACCATCGGTCCCCGGCAGGTCCTGCTCCCCACCCCGGACGCGGCCGCCGTCGACCCCGAGGTGCTGGCCCGGCTCGGCCTCAAGGTCGCCCACCGGGACGCCGCCCACCCGCTCCTGGAGAAACTGGGCGCCCTGCCCGCGAGCCCCCGCGCGGTCCTCACCACCCCGCAGGTGCGGGCCGCGGTCGCGGCCTCACTGGACGACGAGGGGGGCGCGCTCTGGGAGGAGGACGCCCCGGACGCCGAGGAGCTGGCGGACACGGTGCTCGCGCTGGTCCGGGACGCCGGTCTCGACCCCGGTGACGAGCCCTGGCTGGGCGCGCTCGCACTCCCCGACGAGGACGGCGAGCCGGCCCCGGCCGGTGAACTGGTCTTCCCCGGCAGCCCGTTCGCCCGGGTGATCAGGGAGGGCGAACTGGCCTCGGTGGACGCCGAGTTGGCCGAGAAGTGGGGCGAGGGGCCGCTGGCCGCCTGCGGGGTGCTCGCGAACTTCGCGCTCGTCCGCGCCACCGACGTCGTCCTGGACCCCGACGAACTGGAGCCCCGTGAGGGCGACTTCGCGGAACCCGACGACGCGGGCCTGCTCGACGCCGTCGACGTCTGGTGCGAGGACATCCTCGACCGCTACCCGGACGCCTCCGTCCCGCCGGTCGCCACCGAGCTGATCGCCGTCCGCGACCTCGACCTCGTCGACGAGGACCACTGGCCCGAGGCCCTCGCCCTGCTGGCCCAGCCGCCGCTGCGCGACGCCCTCACCCAGCCGGTCCGCATCCTGCTGCCCGACGGCACGCACGAGGTCGTACGGCCGTACACCGCGTGGTGGCTGCGCGGGCACCCGGTCCTCGACGGCCGCCGCCCGGCCGGGCTGCTCTCGGCCGGCGGCGACCCGCTGCTGCGCGGCCTCTACGAGGAGGCCGACGCGACCGGCTTCGAGGACGAGCAGGTGCTGCGGGCACTGGGCGTACGGACCTCGGTGGCCGCCCTCCTGGACGAGCCGGGCGGCGCCGCCGAACTCCTCGACCGGCTCGCCGACCCGGACCGCTCCGTCTCCGGCGCCCAACTGCACGCGCTGTACGGCGCGCTGGCCGACCTGGACCCGGAGCAGGTGACGCTCCCCGACGAGCTGCGGGCGGTGACCGACGGCCGGGTGGAGGTCGTGGACGCGGCGGACGCGGTGGTCGTGGACTCGCCCGACCTCCTGCCGTTCACGGCCGGTGTCCCGCTGCTGCCCGTCCGCCCGTCCCGGGCCGCCGAGCTGGCCGAGCTGTTCCAGGTGCGGAGGCTGAGCGAGTCGGTGACGGGGTCGGTCGACTCGGAGGGCACGGAGCACGACGTCCCCGAGCCGGTGCACGTCCTGCTCGGCCCGCGCACCCCGCGGACGTACGTCGAGCACGAGGAACTGGTCGTCGACGGCGTCGAGATCGACTGGCGCCTCACCGGCGACGGCGTCCTGCACGCCGCGACCCTGGAGGGCGTGGCGGCCGGTCTGGCCTGGGCGGCAGGTCAGTGGCCGCGCCGCTTCGAGGTGGCGGCCCTCCTGGAGGACCCGTCCCGGACGGAGGAGCTGGCGCGGGACCGCTGGTTCGACTGA
- a CDS encoding cation-translocating P-type ATPase yields MQHIDAGAELDPVHPVPLPVPPGRAAGLTTAEVAERVARGQVNDVPVRSSRSFGEIVRANVFTRFNAIIGVLWLVMLVVAPIQDSLFGFVILANTGIGIVQEWRAKKTLDSLAVIGESRPTVRRDGAAVEVGTSEIVLGDLIEVGPGDKIVVDGACVEADGLEIDESLLTGEADPVVKRPGDRVMSGSFVVAGGGAFSATKVGREAYAAQLAEEASRFTLVHSELRTGISTILKYVTWMMVPAAIGLVATQLVVKNNGLKDAVARTVGGIVPMVPEGLVLLTSVAFAIGVIRLGRQQCLVQELPAIEGLARIDTVCLDKTGTLTEGGMDVTELRALDGVDETYVRKVLGSLGESDPRPNSSLQAIVDAYPDSDDWRCVESLPFSSARKYSGATFSEGDGELSTWLLGAPDVLLGADDPALAETVRLNEQGLRVLLLARADRDLDDPKVSQGARATALVVLEQRLRPDAADTLRYFADQDIRAKVISGDNAVSVGAVAAKLGLSGTTVDARRLPAERDGMAEALDAGTVFGRVTPQQKRDMVGALQSRGHTVAMTGDGVNDVLALKDADIGVSMGSGSEATRAVAQIVLLNNSFATLPSVVAEGRRVIGNITRVATLFLVKTVYSVLLAVLVVCWQVEYPFLPRHLTLLSTLTIGIPAFFLALAPNRERAQPHFVRRVMRYSIPGGVVAGVATFVTYLIARHYYTGPGSLDAETSAATLTLFLISMWVLAIIARPYTWWRIALVAAMGVAFVFVLAVPALQSFFALKLVGVAMPWTAVGVAVVGSAVLELLWKWVGRRFPV; encoded by the coding sequence ATGCAGCACATCGACGCGGGCGCCGAGCTCGACCCCGTGCATCCCGTACCGCTGCCGGTGCCGCCGGGCAGGGCGGCCGGCCTGACCACCGCCGAGGTCGCGGAGCGGGTCGCGCGGGGCCAGGTGAACGACGTACCGGTCCGCAGCAGCCGCTCGTTCGGCGAGATCGTGCGCGCGAACGTCTTCACCCGGTTCAACGCGATCATCGGTGTGCTGTGGCTGGTCATGCTGGTCGTGGCGCCGATCCAGGACAGCCTGTTCGGCTTCGTGATCCTCGCCAACACGGGCATCGGCATCGTGCAGGAGTGGCGGGCGAAGAAGACCCTGGACTCGCTCGCGGTGATCGGCGAGTCCCGGCCGACCGTGCGCCGGGACGGAGCCGCCGTCGAAGTGGGCACGAGCGAGATCGTGCTCGGCGATCTGATAGAGGTCGGTCCCGGCGACAAGATCGTCGTGGACGGGGCCTGCGTGGAGGCCGACGGCCTGGAGATCGACGAGTCGCTGCTCACCGGCGAGGCCGACCCGGTCGTCAAACGCCCCGGCGACCGGGTGATGTCGGGCTCCTTCGTGGTGGCCGGCGGGGGCGCGTTCTCCGCGACGAAGGTCGGCCGGGAGGCGTACGCCGCCCAGCTCGCCGAGGAGGCCTCCAGGTTCACGCTCGTCCACTCCGAGCTGCGCACCGGTATCTCGACCATCCTCAAGTACGTGACCTGGATGATGGTCCCGGCCGCGATCGGCCTGGTCGCCACCCAGCTGGTCGTGAAGAACAACGGTCTCAAGGACGCCGTCGCCCGCACGGTCGGCGGCATCGTCCCCATGGTCCCCGAGGGCCTGGTGCTGCTCACCTCCGTCGCCTTCGCGATCGGCGTGATCCGGCTGGGCCGCCAGCAGTGCCTGGTCCAGGAACTTCCCGCGATCGAGGGCCTCGCCCGCATCGACACCGTCTGCCTCGACAAGACCGGCACCCTCACCGAGGGCGGCATGGACGTCACCGAGCTGCGGGCGCTGGACGGGGTCGACGAGACGTACGTACGCAAGGTCCTGGGCTCGCTCGGCGAGTCCGACCCTCGTCCCAACTCCTCCCTCCAGGCGATCGTCGACGCCTACCCCGACAGCGATGACTGGCGGTGCGTGGAGTCGCTGCCCTTCTCCTCGGCCCGCAAGTACAGCGGGGCGACCTTCAGCGAGGGCGACGGGGAGCTGAGCACCTGGCTGCTGGGGGCGCCGGACGTACTCCTCGGGGCCGACGACCCGGCCCTGGCCGAAACCGTGCGTCTCAACGAGCAGGGGCTGCGGGTGCTGCTGCTCGCCCGCGCCGACCGCGACCTCGACGACCCGAAGGTGTCGCAGGGGGCCCGCGCCACCGCGCTCGTGGTCCTGGAGCAGCGGCTCCGCCCGGACGCCGCCGACACCCTCCGCTACTTCGCCGACCAGGACATCCGCGCCAAGGTCATCTCCGGTGACAACGCGGTGTCGGTGGGAGCGGTCGCGGCCAAGCTCGGCCTCAGCGGTACGACGGTGGACGCGCGCCGGCTGCCGGCCGAGCGGGACGGGATGGCCGAGGCGCTCGACGCGGGCACCGTCTTCGGGCGGGTCACCCCGCAGCAGAAACGGGACATGGTGGGGGCGTTGCAGTCGCGCGGGCACACGGTCGCGATGACCGGCGACGGCGTGAACGACGTACTCGCCCTCAAGGACGCCGACATCGGGGTCTCGATGGGTTCGGGCTCCGAGGCGACCCGGGCGGTCGCGCAGATCGTGCTGCTCAACAACAGCTTCGCCACGCTGCCCTCGGTGGTGGCCGAGGGGCGGCGGGTGATCGGCAACATCACCCGGGTCGCCACCCTGTTCCTGGTCAAGACGGTGTACTCGGTGCTGCTCGCGGTGCTGGTGGTCTGCTGGCAGGTGGAGTACCCGTTCCTGCCGAGGCACCTGACCCTGCTCTCCACCCTGACCATCGGCATCCCGGCCTTCTTCCTCGCCCTGGCCCCGAACAGGGAACGGGCGCAGCCGCACTTCGTGCGCCGGGTGATGCGTTACTCGATCCCGGGGGGTGTGGTGGCCGGCGTCGCGACCTTCGTGACGTATCTGATCGCCCGCCACTACTACACGGGGCCGGGGTCCCTGGACGCCGAGACCAGTGCCGCGACCCTGACCCTGTTCCTGATCTCGATGTGGGTACTGGCGATCATCGCCCGCCCGTACACGTGGTGGCGGATCGCCCTGGTGGCCGCGATGGGCGTGGCCTTCGTGTTCGTGCTCGCCGTGCCCGCGCTGCAGAGCTTCTTCGCGTTGAAGCTGGTGGGGGTGGCGATGCCGTGGACTGCCGTCGGCGTGGCCGTGGTGGGGTCGGCTGTGCTGGAGCTGCTCTGGAAGTGGGTGGGGCGGAGGTTCCCGGTGTGA
- a CDS encoding DUF2530 domain-containing protein: MAKWTPQHEAPEPLEGPVVPTIIGGTIIWFVLFLAQLPFYGWYSDHGHTWWIWTCLAGGGLGLIGVYYVRRRDAAIKAHRAPAE, encoded by the coding sequence ATGGCGAAGTGGACCCCCCAGCACGAGGCACCCGAGCCCCTTGAGGGCCCTGTCGTCCCGACGATCATCGGCGGCACGATCATCTGGTTCGTCCTCTTCCTCGCCCAGCTCCCCTTCTACGGCTGGTACTCCGACCACGGCCACACCTGGTGGATCTGGACCTGTCTGGCCGGCGGCGGCCTCGGCCTGATCGGCGTGTACTACGTGAGGCGACGGGACGCGGCGATCAAGGCGCACCGGGCGCCGGCCGAGTAG
- a CDS encoding NCS2 family permease has protein sequence MSTPASTQAPAPEQPGATPAYGALDRYFKISERGSTLAREVRGGFATFFAMAYIIVLNPIILGSAKDMYGHQLDHGQLVTATVITAAFTTLLMGVIGNVPIALAAGLGVNSVVALQLAPRMSWPDAMGMVVLAGIVVMLLVASGLRERVMNAVPYSLRKAISIGIGLFIMLIGLVDSGFVTRIPDVAQTTVPLQLGADGHLNGWPVLVFVLGVLLTLALIVRKVSGAILISIVAMTVLALIINAVAHVTTWGLTVPTWPGNPVASPDFGLIGKVSLFGGFGKVGVLTGILFVFTVLLSCFFDAMGTIMGVSDEAKLTDAQGYMPGINKVLFIDGVAVAVGGASSSSATTCFVESTAGVGEGARTGFANVVTGGLFAVALFLTPVATMVPSQAATPALFAVGFLILAGSVKEIDWADYTLAVPAFVTMVMMPFTYSITNGIGMGFITFVVLRLAAGRAREIPVAMYVVSAVFAFYYLMPALGLT, from the coding sequence ATGTCGACCCCGGCTTCCACTCAGGCCCCCGCCCCCGAACAGCCGGGTGCGACCCCCGCGTACGGCGCGCTGGATCGTTACTTCAAGATCTCCGAGCGGGGCAGCACCCTGGCCCGCGAGGTGCGCGGCGGCTTCGCCACGTTCTTCGCGATGGCGTACATCATCGTGCTGAACCCGATCATTCTCGGCAGCGCGAAGGACATGTACGGCCATCAGCTCGACCACGGTCAGCTGGTCACCGCCACGGTCATCACCGCGGCCTTCACGACGCTGCTGATGGGCGTCATCGGCAACGTCCCCATCGCGCTCGCCGCCGGCCTCGGCGTGAACTCCGTCGTGGCGCTCCAGCTGGCCCCCCGGATGTCCTGGCCGGACGCCATGGGCATGGTGGTGCTGGCCGGCATCGTCGTGATGCTGCTGGTTGCCAGCGGTCTGCGCGAGCGCGTGATGAACGCCGTCCCCTACAGCCTGCGCAAGGCGATCTCGATCGGTATCGGCCTGTTCATCATGCTGATCGGTCTGGTGGACTCCGGCTTCGTCACCCGTATCCCGGACGTCGCCCAGACCACCGTCCCGCTCCAGCTCGGCGCCGACGGTCACCTCAACGGCTGGCCGGTGCTCGTCTTCGTGCTCGGCGTCCTGCTCACCCTCGCGCTGATCGTCCGCAAGGTGTCCGGCGCGATCCTGATCTCGATCGTCGCGATGACCGTGCTGGCGCTGATCATCAACGCCGTGGCGCACGTGACCACCTGGGGTCTGACCGTCCCGACCTGGCCCGGCAACCCCGTCGCCTCCCCGGACTTCGGCCTGATCGGCAAGGTCAGCCTCTTCGGCGGCTTCGGCAAGGTCGGCGTGCTGACCGGCATCCTGTTCGTCTTCACCGTCCTGCTGTCCTGCTTCTTCGACGCCATGGGCACGATCATGGGCGTCAGCGACGAGGCCAAGCTGACCGACGCCCAGGGCTACATGCCGGGCATCAACAAGGTCCTCTTCATCGACGGTGTCGCCGTCGCGGTCGGCGGTGCCAGCTCCTCCTCCGCCACCACCTGCTTCGTCGAGTCGACGGCGGGCGTCGGCGAGGGCGCCCGCACCGGCTTCGCCAACGTCGTCACCGGCGGCCTGTTCGCCGTGGCGCTGTTCCTCACTCCCGTCGCCACGATGGTCCCGTCCCAGGCGGCCACCCCGGCGCTGTTCGCGGTCGGCTTCCTGATCCTGGCCGGCTCGGTCAAGGAGATCGACTGGGCCGACTACACGCTCGCGGTCCCGGCCTTCGTGACCATGGTGATGATGCCGTTCACCTACTCGATCACGAACGGCATCGGCATGGGCTTCATCACCTTCGTGGTGCTGCGCCTGGCCGCCGGCCGGGCCCGGGAGATCCCGGTCGCGATGTACGTCGTCTCGGCGGTATTCGCCTTCTACTACCTGATGCCGGCGCTGGGGCTCACGTGA
- a CDS encoding ribbon-helix-helix protein, CopG family — translation MGTSVLSLRIDGELLDRLRCHAAKRGMSVQDYVVRTLIRDDFDERFSAAVEETERFYGDQVKVT, via the coding sequence ATGGGGACCAGTGTGCTCAGCCTGCGGATAGACGGGGAGCTGCTCGACCGGCTCCGATGCCACGCGGCGAAAAGGGGAATGAGCGTCCAGGACTACGTGGTCCGGACGCTCATTCGGGACGACTTCGACGAACGGTTCTCGGCCGCCGTCGAGGAGACGGAGAGGTTCTACGGCGACCAGGTCAAGGTCACGTGA
- a CDS encoding MarR family winged helix-turn-helix transcriptional regulator encodes MPDLTHGDDVAAVNSLRSAVMRLSRRLKHQRVDESLSPTEMSVLGTLSNCGQATPGELARKEHVQPPSMTRIVALLEAKGLVRLEPHPEDRRQKVVTKTEQAETMLEESRRKRNAFLAGLVDGLDEDEWAKLRAAAPVLEKLAHL; translated from the coding sequence ATGCCGGACCTTACCCATGGCGACGATGTGGCCGCCGTGAACTCCCTCCGTTCCGCCGTGATGCGACTCTCGCGACGGCTCAAGCACCAGAGGGTCGACGAGTCATTGAGCCCCACCGAGATGTCGGTGCTGGGCACCCTCTCCAACTGCGGTCAGGCCACCCCCGGTGAGCTGGCCCGCAAGGAGCACGTGCAGCCGCCCTCGATGACCCGCATCGTCGCGCTGCTGGAGGCCAAGGGACTGGTCCGGCTGGAGCCGCACCCGGAGGACCGGCGCCAGAAGGTCGTCACCAAGACCGAACAGGCCGAGACGATGCTCGAAGAGAGCCGTCGCAAGCGCAACGCGTTCCTGGCCGGCTTGGTCGACGGTCTCGACGAGGACGAGTGGGCGAAACTCCGCGCCGCCGCCCCCGTGCTGGAGAAGCTCGCACACCTGTAA